One genomic window of Syngnathus acus chromosome 11, fSynAcu1.2, whole genome shotgun sequence includes the following:
- the LOC119130573 gene encoding transmembrane protein 42 — translation MFPGVFYALLAGFLAAVASSSAKLSLGADYLKGVCETGLRTWGEQRRFRQVDETTACDRLHIPLRLLCGGLLFTCNAVMWTFLAKALRYSSSSTRTTVTTTASNFVSSAFLGQLIFGEAQITLWWVGISLTFSGLLVLQRVSPQDRQPSAVAKRDE, via the exons ATGTTCCCCGGAGTTTTCTATGCACTACTGGCGGGTTTCCTCGCGGCCGTGGCATCGTCGTCGGCCAAGCTGTCCCTGGGCGCGGACTACCTGAAGGGAGTGTGCGAGACGGGGCTGCGGACGTGGGGCGAGCAGCGGAGATTTCGGCAAGTGGATGAAACTACCGCCTGTGACCGG CTTCACATCCCTCTGAGGCTGCTGTGCGGCGGATTGCTTTTCACCTGCAATGCTGTGATGTGGACCTTCCTTGCCAAAGCACTCAGGTACTCGTCCTCCTCCACCCGAACCACTGTGACCACCACTGCCTCCAACTTCGTATCTTCC GCTTTCCTGGGTCAGCTGATTTTTGGCGAGGCTCAAATAACACTGTGGTGGGTCGGGATCTCTTTGACGTTCTCCGGCCTGCTCGTACTGCAGAGGGTTTCGCCGCAGGATCGACAACCCAGCGCAGTCGCCAAGAGAGACGAATGA
- the zdhhc3b gene encoding palmitoyltransferase ZDHHC3, whose protein sequence is MKSSARRTRDIERQAGYLRPEHCAPPPPRGASDTMWFIRDGCGIVCAVITWFLVFYAEFVVVFVMLWPAKNVAYSLFNGVLFNSLAFLALASHARAMCTDPGAVPKGNATKEFIESLQLKPGQVVYKCPKCCSIKPDRAHHCSVCKRCIKKMDHHCPWVNNCVGENNQKYFVLFTMYIALISFHALALVGFHFVLCFEEDWSKCSAFSAPATVILLILLCFEGLLFLIFTAVMFGTQVHSICSDETGIEQLKKEERKWLKKSRWMNLKVVFGHPFSVAWLNPFATPDHGKADVYQYIV, encoded by the exons ATGAAGAGCTCGGCTCGCCGCACCAGGGACATCGAGCGTCAGGCTGGCTACCTGAGGCCTGAACACTGCGCCCCTCCACCGCCCCGTGGCGCCTCCGACACCATGTGGTTTATCCGCGACGGATGTGGGATTGTGTGCGCCGTCATCACCTGGTTCCTGGTCTTCTACGCGGAGTTTGTGGTGGTATTTGTGATGCTGTGGCCGGCCAAGAATGTGGCTTACAGCCTCTTCAATGGGGTGCTCTTCAACAGCTTGGCCTTCCTTGCCCTCGCTTCGCACGCCAGGGCCATGTGCACTGACCCG GGAGCTGTGCCAAAAGGCAACGCGACCAAAGAATTTATTGAAAGCCTACAGCTGAAACCTGGACAAGTGGTCTACAAGTGTCCTAAATGCTGCAGTATCAAGCCCGACAGAGCTCATCACTGCAG TGTGTGCAAGCGCTGCATCAAAAAGATGGATCACCACTGTCCTTGGGTCAACAATTGTGTTGGGGAGAACAATCAGAAGTACTTTGTGCTTTTCACG ATGTACATTGCGTTAATATCGTTCCACGCACTTGCCTTGGTGGGCTTCCATTTTGTACTCTGCTTTGAAGAAGACTGGTCAA AGTGCAGCGCCTTCTCTGCACCCGCCACTGTCATCCTCCTCATTCTCCTTTGCTTCGAGGGGCTTCTGTTTTTAATCTTCACGGCGGTCATGTTTGGGACACAGGTGCACTCCATCTGCAGTGACGAAACG GGTATCGAGCAGCTGAAAAAGGAAGAGAGGAAATGGCTCAAGAAGTCCAGATGGATGAACTTGAAGGTGGTCTTCGGTCACCCATTCTCAGTGGCGTGGCTCAACCCCTTTGCGACGCCCGATCACGGCAAGGCAGACGTATACCAGTACATAGTGTGA
- the exosc7 gene encoding exosome complex component RRP42, with amino-acid sequence MATVQVSEAEKVYILHGIRDDLRVDGRSCEDYRHMEIETDVVSNTDGSAKVSLGHTAVLVGIKAELGKPRPTAPNEGYLEFFVDCSANATPEFEGRGGEELSTELSNTLYKVFDNKRSVDLKSLCISEGEHCWVLYVDVLLLQCDGNLYDAMSVAIKAALFSTKIPKVHISTDDEGGKEIELSDDPYDCMRLNVDNVPCIVTLCKIGHRHVVDATLQEKACSVASLIISVTHKGTVTCVRKIGGGSLDPESIFEMTQTGKRVGKVLHVPLLKLLQQEESLGTARQKVGFLA; translated from the exons ATGGCAACGGTACAAGTTAGCGAAGCTGAAAAAGTGTATATATTACATGGTATAAGG GATGATCTGCGAGTGGATGGAAGGAGCTGTGAAGACTACAGACATATGGAGATTGAGACTGACGTGGTGTCCAATACTGACGGATCGGCCAAAGTTTCTCTG GGCCACACAGCAGTACTAGTAGGAATTAAGGCTGAACTAGGAAAACCAAGGCCCACGGCTCCAAATGAAGGCTATTTAGAATTCTTTGTTGATTG TTCAGCCAATGCAACCCCTGAGTTTGAGGGGCGAGGAGGGGAGGAGCTCAGTACGGAGCTGAGCAACACACTATACAAAGTCTTCGACAACAAACGCAGCGTGGACCTGAAGAGTCTGTGCATCAGTGAGGGAGAACACTGCTGGGTGCTCTATGTTGATGTACTG CTCCTGCAATGTGATGGAAACCTGTATGATGCCATGTCAGTAGCTATCAAGGCAGCTCTGTTTAGCACCAA GATCCCCAAAGTGCACATATCAACAGATGACGAAGGAGGGAAAGAAATCGAGCTGTCAGATGACCCCTATGACTGCATGAGGCTCAACGTAGACAATGTTCCCTGTATAGTGACATTGTGCAAG ATCGGCCACAGACACGTGGTGGACGCCACCCTGCAGGAGAAGGCGTGCTCGGTGGCCAGCCTCATCATCTCCGTCACCCACAAGGGAACAGTTACCTGCGTGAGAAAAATAGGCGGAGGTAGCCTGGACCCTGAGAGCATCTTTGAAATGACTCAA ACTGGCAAACGGGTCGGAAAAGTCCTCCACGTGCCTCTTCTGAAGCTTCTGCAACAGGAGGAGAGTTTAGGAACAGCGAGACAGAAAGTTGGCTTTCTTGCTTAG
- the LOC119130570 gene encoding tetranectin-like, which yields MECKGVCVLILGLMLINCSLQQNPPKKKPARKDNNAAIEDLQKQIDDIVQDLTLLKEEQALQRVCLKGTKIKGKCVLANPEKKSYHAASEDCNALGGVLATPMSAEENAMLTDYLRLIVGKDEQVWLGFNDMVTEDTWADQTGTSIQFKNWDSRARQPDGGTSQNCAVLSGLANGKWLDENCRDEKASVCQFNIV from the exons ATGGAATGCAAAGGTGTTTGCGTGCTGATCCTTGGGTTGATGTTGATCAACTGCTCACTCCAGCAAAATCCACCAAAGAAGAAGCCTGCACGAAAAG ACAACAATGCTGCCATTGAGGATCTACAGAAACAGATTGATGACATCGTGCAGGACCTCACCCTTCTGAAAGAAGAACAAGCCTTGCAGAGag TGTGTTTAAAGGGCACAAAGATAAAGGGCAAGTGCGTCTTGGCCAACCCAGAGAAGAAGTCCTACCACGCAGCCAGCGAGGACTGCAATGCCCTGGGTGGCGTTCTGGCCACCCCAATGTCTGCCGAAGAGAACGCCATGCTGACAGACTACCTCCGCCTCATCGTGGGCAAAGACGAGCAGGTGTGGCTGGGCTTCAACGACATGGTGACCGAAGACACTTGGGCCGACCAGACCGGCACCAGTATCCAGTTCAAGAACTGGGACAGCCGCgcccgtcagccagatggcggcaCGTCCCAGAACTGTGCCGTGCTGTCGGGGCTCGCCAACGGGAAGTGGTTAGATGAGAACTGCCGTGACGAGAAGGCCTCCGTGTGCCAGTTCAACATTGTGTGA
- the cdcp1b gene encoding CUB domain-containing protein 1, whose amino-acid sequence MRFDICVPLGLFLLIFLQLSECIQLTVRPDKGKSVTVSSSPAADKCTVCIVGGANDTQTCDSILALEPEKEVEVLFNCSVEQFYLVTINQLIECTNDTCKPSTIETQPSLFNDFPRTFIWTIKAPEKTVVGLDVLGEGLRETSQPCNNGYQYSVTTFEGNGKADTHYCKAGSVTHLDLLDQAVVSLQVTPKTQVEAVLFQATAGPLKGRTVVVTVDSSTTMTLSRFSQEPECELCTGVDSARTCSQTEKTLTDVQNLALEFSCLKPQDAYSVGVKTTIECTQSSCTPTAGELNPNTWKDFRRTLKWDISVPDRTVLTLELPRENLKQIAAQDKCQEGPQYSVSTKRSNGQIITNRYCRGGPRSRLDLLGTTAVIVEVPQGEDMDRTIFTTKAAPRAGRMMSVTPDPDTIITISRDTVDPDCNVCVQTIPKQTCDGKSLTLRESHNTSLDFTCPHPEEIFNVEINREIDCTATSCSGDIVQAESSLFPDFNRTFTWDLKVSSTRAFQLDFPEPGMQQIANGETCPDEHTYVLITYLRTGPAKIGTFCKGGSVTSVQVRYKGRVSLQVPGDNKMDPVNFKLSVGPETSMVAIVKVNLPRGVSNTTFISANYPNDFPDDQQTQWDFVVPGMHNYSVHFHSHTAPECLGKNVEVMYRKQDKKMINTGLTDKQPEHQQGDFEMVLKNCETNRTLQGLTLKYSVSVMRSGHPVLCTVDLSKQPKVSLQIEKVGSDPYCEMSVNSEISKKINVAAGTKADLSFLDCPNEDVQLTSSQVIDCHNVASCPESLLTVPTLDSCLRMPLHSFTWHLVIPQDRTIDLVSPSGSLRQSVPGQKCNASVSLHVEESQGFSVGDFCYDGNIQKLQVHANISVTATTPDFSKRKEPFLNATFTKEIPETIIYQVSPQMSSPTLLATPNWPKGMRPSSTVSWIVSLPSGYKAQVQFVKVSQPKCNDRHTSIKVKMLDSEEEILSRREDEKTDDVLLVPRSFYLNMSNCIPDDGNFGAVTKIVLEPKTNLLAILLGIAGALLLFLIILAVVCFFIRKKKKAIKDKEASIYIGRGNMFRPGDRKFSKARSENDSHVYASIDETMVYGHLLGDTSYADSMQDHFKGMQLDSYQTFTGPSELPVISEPEPEPEVDHFDTFLDPSQSFIPPRPRTPIDRQDSLGFHDRRMVDNELYTFKNTGDINTIRLSGADMEPQPPTSEDYL is encoded by the exons ATGCGGTTCGACATCTGCGTGCCGCTCGGACTTTTCTTGTTGATTTTTCTCCAATTATCAG AATGCATACAGTTGACAGTCCGGCCGGACAAAGGCAAATCAGTGACTGTGTCAAGTAGCCCGGCTGCAGATAAGTGTACGGTGTGTATCGTCGGTGGGGCCAACGACACGCAAACGTGTGATTCGATTCTTGCTCTGGAGCCTGAGAAGGAGGTCGAGGTGCTCTTCAACTGCTCCGTTGAACAGTTTTACTTGGTTACTATCAATCAGCTCATCG AATGCACAAACGACACCTGCAAGCCTTCAACAATAGAAACACAGCCGTCTCTCTTCAATGACTTCCCCAGAACATTCATCTGGACGATCAAGGCGCCTGAAAAGACAGTTGTGGGTTTGGATGTCCTCGGAGAGGGACTGCGGGAAACGTCACAGCCGTGCAATAATGGATATCAGTATTCAGTGACCACATTTGAAGGGAACGGCAAAGCTGACACTCACTACTGCAAAGCGGGTTCTGTGACCCATTTAGACCTGCTCGATCAAGCTGTCGTGTCTCTGCAAGTTACACCAAAAACGCAGGTGGAGGCTGTGCTGTTCCAAGCGACTGCTGGACCACTAA aaggtCGAACGGTGGTTGTGACGGTGGATTCAAGCACGACTATGACGCTCAGTAGGTTCTCGCAGGAACCGGAATGCGAGCTGTGTACCGGGGTTGACTCGGCTCGCACTTGCAGCCAGACCGAGAAGACCCTGACCGATGTCCAAAACCTGGCGCTGGAGTTCAGCTGCCTCAAACCTCAAGATGCGTACAGTGTGGGGGTGAAAACGACAATAG AATGTACCCAGAGCTCATGCACACCTACTGCAGGAGAGCTCAATCCAAACACCTGGAAGGACTTTAGAAGAACTCTAAAATGGGATATTAGTGTCCCAGACAGGACTGTCTTGACCTTGGAGCTACCTCGGGAGAACCTGAAGCAGATAGCGGCGCAAGACAAATGTCAAGAAGGACCCCAGTACTCGGTGAGCACAAAAAGAAGCAACGGGCAAATCATAACCAACAGATACTGCAGAGGCGGACCGCGGTCACGTCTGGATCTCCTCGGGACGACTGCCGTGATCGTGGAGGTCCCTCAAGGAGAAGACATGGACAGGACGATTTTTACAACCAAAGCTGCACCCAGAG CTGGAAGAATGATGTCTGTGACCCCTGACCCGGACACCATCATTACTATCAGCCGGGACACAGTCGACCCAGACTGcaacgtgtgtgtgcaaacAATCCCAAAACAGACCTGTGACGGAAAAAGTCTAACCCTGAGAGAATCTCATAACACCTCCTTGGACTTCACTTGTCCTCACCCTGAGGAGATCTTCAATGTGGAGATCAACAGAGAAATTG ACTGCACAGCGACTTCCTGCTCCGGCGATATTGTCCAGGCTGAGTCGTCGCTCTTCCCCGATTTCAACCGAACCTTCACCTGGGATCTGAAAGTTAGCTCGACTCGGGCTTTCCAGTTGGACTTCCCCGAGCCAGGAATGCAGCAGATTGCCAACGGAGAAACTTGTCCAGATGAACACACCTATGTTCTCATTACGTATCTGCGAACGGGCCCTGCCAAAATCGGAACCTTCTGCAAGGGAGGTTCTGTCACGAGTGTTCAGGTGCGCTACAAGGGCCGAGTTTCTCTCCAGGTTCCTGGAGACAATAAGATGGATCCGGTTAACTTTAAACTAAGTGTTGGACCTGAGACCAGCA TGGTGGCTATTGTGAAGGTCAACCTACCACGAGGCGTCTCCAACACAACCTTCATCTCGGCCAACTATCCCAACGATTTCCCTGACGACCAACAGACGCAGTGGGACTTTGTCGTGCCCGGCATGCACAATTATAGCGTACATTTTCACAGCCATACGGCTCCGGAGTGCCTCGGCAAGAACGTAGAAGTGATGTACAGGAAACAGGACAAGAAGATGATCAATACGGGGCTGACTGACAAGCAGCCGGAGCATCAGCAGGGCGATTTTGAAATGGTGCTGAAGAATTGTGAAACGAACAGGACCTTGCAAGGACTCACTTTGAAATACAGCGTGTCTGTTATGAGAAGTGGTCACCCAG TTCTGTGCACAGTGGACCTGAGCAAACAGCCAAAAGTCTCCTTGCAGATTGAGAAAGTGGGTTCCGATCCTTACTGCGAGATGAGCGTTAACTCTGAGATTTCGAAAAAGATAAACGTGGCTGCAGGCACTAAGGCCGACTTATCTTTCCTCGACTGTCCCAATGAAGATGTGCAATTGACCTCAAGTCAAGTTATCG ATTGTCACAATGTGGCTTCCTGCCCCGAGAGCCTCCTCACAGTGCCCACGTTGGATTCCTGTCTACGGATGCCCCTCCATAGCTTTACCTGGCACCTCGTAATCCCTCAGGACCGAACCATCGACCTCGTGTCACCATCGGGAAGTCTTCGACAGTCAGTACCAGGCCAGAAGTGCAATGCTTCTGTCTCGCTACACGTGGAGGAGAGCCAAGGCTTCTCTGTGGGAGATTTCTGCTACGACGGGAACATCCAGAAACTTCAGGTGCACGCCAACATCTCCGTCACGGCCACGACTCCAGATTTCAGCAAGAGGAAAGAGCCTTTTCTTAATGCCACCTTCACCAAAGAGATCCCAG AGACCATCATTTATCAAGTCAGCCCACAAATGTCTTCTCCAACCCTGCTGGCCACTCCCAACTGGCCCAAAGGAATGAGGCCTTCGTCCACCGTGTCCTGGATCGTCTCTTTGCCGAGCGGGTACAAGGCTCAGGTCCAGTTCGTCAAGGTCAGCCAGCCCAAATGCAACGACCGACACACGTCCATCAAAGTCAAGATGCTGGACTCTGAGGAGGAGATCCTGAGCCGCCGGGAGGACGAGAAGACCGACGACGTGTTACTGGTGCCGCGCAGCTTTTATCTCAATATGTCCAACTGTATACCAGATGATGGAAACTTTGGGGCAGTCACCAAAATCGTTTTAGAACCAAAGACCA atCTTTTAGCAATCCTTCTCGGGATAGCAGGAGCACTTCTGCTTTTCCTCATCATCTTGGCTGTCGTCTGCTTCTTCATTAG gaaaaagaaaaaagcaatcaAGGACAAAGAGGCATCCATCTACATTGGCAGAGGGAATATGTTCCGACCCGGTGACAGGAAATTCAGCAAAGCCAGGTCTGAAAACGACTCCCACGTGTACGCCTCCATAGACGAGACCATGGTCTACGGTCACCTTCTGGGCGACACCAGCTACGCGGACAGCATGCAAGATCATTTCAAAGGAATGCAGTTGGACTCCTACCAAACGTTCACGGGCCCCTCCGAGCTGCCGGTCATCAGCGAACCGGAGCCGGAGCCCGAGGTGGACCACTTCGATACGTTCCTGGACCCGTCCCAGTCGTTCATCCCGCCTCGTCCGCGCACGCCCATTGACCGGCAGGACAGCCTGGGATTCCATGACCGCCGAATGGTGGATAATGAACTCTACACGTTCAAAAACACGGGAGATATAAACACCATCCGATTGTCCGGTGCCGACATGGAACCGCAACCGCCAACATCAGAGGACTACTTGTAG
- the limd1b gene encoding LIM domain-containing protein 1 — MDTSGGSQFYFGHCAKCNKEVLGAGKACQALGQIFHQTCFTCSVCDKRLQGKPFYTVTGSIYCEEDFLYSGVHPSPEVCFSCDQIITDMVVQARGKTYHSACFRCVVCKQSLEDVPFTVGPDEKVYCIDDYHKVQAPCCAACNKPILPTEGCTESIRVVSFNKNYHAECYGCEVDFV, encoded by the exons ATGGACACCAGTGGTGGTtcgcaattttattttg GTCATTGTGCAAAATGCAATAAAGAAGTGCTTGGTGCAGGAAAGGCCTGCCAGGCTTTGGGACAAATATTCCATCAAACGTGTTTCACCTGCAGTGTTTGTG ATAAACGACTTCAAGGCAAACCGTTCTATACAGTGACTGGAAGTATCTATTGCGAGGAGGATTTTTTG TACTCTGGAGTTCATCCATCCCCTGAAGTCTGTTTCAGCTGTGATCAGATCATCACAGATATG GTTGTGCAGGCTCGTGGGAAGACGTACCACTCGGCCTGCTTCCGTTGTGTTGTTTGCAAACAGAGCCTGGAGGATGTTCCCTTCACCGTGGGCCCTGACGAGAAGGTTTACTGTATTGACGATTACCACAA GGTGCAGGCTCCTTGCTGTGCTGCTTGCAATAAGCCCATACTACCAACTGAG GGATGCACAGAGTCTATTCGAGTGGTTTCATTTAACAAAAACTACCATGCAGAGTGCTACGGATGTGAAGTTGACTTTGTTTGA
- the nrm gene encoding nurim yields the protein MEMASVTIRGCALCTVTLLNFAFVFLSGADFIRFISFRAIYHNITGETTLCQDSIPWSEALRDRSVLKSLVMDAALLALFTVQHSLLAWLPVKQACQSILGSLNRTAYCFTTALALQILMHYWQPVTGAPCLWSVRHAPWSVWFPLLCFAVHFFCWAIICTILMMFDYPELLGIKQVYYQCLGMGDPLSYKSSQAQRFLSHFRHPVCLELGVVLWLLPALSLDRLLLALTMSVYLALAHSLDKQDLAFLCDQLNSKFQLLTEPHRAKAPTASLDSKHKEK from the exons ATGGAAATGGCGTCAGTCACTATCCGTGGCTGTGCTCTGTGCACGGTAACTTTGTTGAActttgcctttgtttttttatctggTGCAGATTTTATTCGCTTCATATCATTCCGAGCCATCTACCATAACATCACCGGAGAGACGACACTTTgccaag ACTCCATACCATGGTCAGAGGCACTACGAGATCGCTCTGTCCTCAAGTCTCTGGTCATGGATGCGGCTCTGCTGGCTCTTTTCACCGTGCAGCACAGTCTGCTTGCATGGCTGCCTGTCAAACAGGCCTGCCAGTCCATCCTGGGCTCCCTGAACAGGACTGCGTACTGTTTCACCACTGCACTGGCTCTGCAG ATCTTGATGCATTACTGGCAGCCTGTAACTGGCGCCCCCTGTCTGTGGTCAGTGCGCCATGCACCTTGGAGCGTCTGGTTCCCTCTCCTCTGTTTCGCTGTGCACTTCTTTTGCTGGGCCATCATCTGCACCATCCTCATGATGTTTGACTACCCAGAACTTCTGGGCATTAAGCAG GTGTATTACCAATGTTTGGGTATGGGGGACCCGCTGTCCTACAAATCATCCCAGGCCCAACGTTTCCTCTCTCACTTCCGCCATCCGGTGTGTCTGGAACTTGGCGTTGTGCTGTGGCTCCTGCCGGCTTTATCCCTGGACAGGCTGCTCCTGGCATTAACGATGTCAGTCTACCTGGCGTTGGCACACTCGCTGGACAAACAGGATTTAGCTTTCCTTTGCGACCAGCTTAACAGCAAGTTTCAGCTCCTTACCGAGCCGCACCGGGCCAAAGCCCCAACCGCCAGCCTTGACAGCAAGCACAAGGAGAAGTGA